One window of the Takifugu rubripes chromosome 13, fTakRub1.2, whole genome shotgun sequence genome contains the following:
- the rs1a gene encoding retinoschisin, which translates to MAPAARPFLLALVLLGADVFISTHGQELGVSETWNSKSCKCDCEGGESPTEFPSIRTGSSMVRGVDCMPECPYHRPLGFEAGSISPDQITCSNQDQYTAWFSSWLPSKARLNTQGFGCAWLSKFQDNTQWLQIDLIDAKVVSGILTQGRCDADEWITKYSLQYRTDEKLNWIYYKDQTGNNRVFYGNSDRSSSVQNLLRPPIVARYIRILPLGWHTRIALRLELLLCMNKCS; encoded by the exons ATGGCTCCTGCTGCACGCCCTTTCCTGCTGGCCCTGGTTTTGCTGGGAGCTGACG TTTTCATTAGCACTCATGGTCAAGAG tTGGGAGTGTCTGAGACGTGGAACAGCAAGTCCTGCAAATGTGACTGTGAAGGAGGAGAATCCCCGACTGAGTTCCCCTCCATCAGGACCGGTTCTTCGATGGTGCGAGGAGTGGACTGCATGCCAG AATGTCCGTACCACAGGCCTCTCGGTTTCGAAGCTGGATCAATAAGTCCGGATCAGATCACCTGCTCCAACCAGGACCAGTACACCGCCTGGTTCTCCTCATGGCTCCCGAGCAAAGCCCGGCTCAACACTCAGGGCTTCGG GTGTGCGTGGCTCTCTAAGTTTCAGGACAACACTCAGTGGTTGCAGATTGACCTGATAGATGCCAAGGTCGTGTCTGGGATCCTGACCCAGGGCCGCTGCGATGCTGACGAGTGGATCACCAAGTACAGCCTTCAGTACCGCACCGATGAGAAACTCAACTGGATCTACTACAAAGACCAAACTGGAAACAACCGG GTCTTTTATGGAAACTCGGACCGGTCCTCATCAGTGCAGAACCTCCTGCGGCCTCCAATTGTGGCGCGCTACATCCGCATCCTTCCCCTCGGGTGGCACACACGTATTGCTCTgcgcctggagctgctgctctgcatgaACAAATGCAGCTAA